One window of Doryrhamphus excisus isolate RoL2022-K1 chromosome 13, RoL_Dexc_1.0, whole genome shotgun sequence genomic DNA carries:
- the LOC131140011 gene encoding uncharacterized protein LOC131140011, which yields MGSGTSRRTKVAPAGLSEANKAAKTTAAVSTSKHTARAFHLLRIHARRRAPPSDCHSAGHDSELSGDDDDVDPDLDAVLAGYEEEDMVVEERKRTCVKKCSKRSRTYGLCHFSSREEDEGQQGASHSGLSGAQGPHGSPGANNQRSNDAFTAAHKAFLTTGPMLGDVPPSSQKQITLATPVILYDGSEEELMDTIERDFS from the exons ATGGGCAGCGGGACAAGCCGCCGGACTAAAGTGGCACCTGCGGGGCTGAGCGAGGCTAACAAGGCGGCCAAAACAACCGCAGCGGTCTCTACGTCCAAACACACGGCCCGAGCCTTCCACCTCCTGAGGATCCACGCCCGCCGCAGGGCTCCACCATCGGACTGTCACAGCGCCGGGCACGACTCGGAGCTCTCCGGGGACGACGACGACGTGGACCCCGACTTGGACGCCGTCCTCGCCGGCTACGAGGAGGAGGACATGGTGGTGGAGGAACGGAAGAGGACTTGTGTGAAGAAGTGTTCCAAAAGGTCCAGAACGTACGGACTGTGTCATTTCAGTAGCCGGGAGGAGGATGAGGGTCAGCAGGGGGCGTCCCACTCAGGCCTGAGTGGGGCACAGGGGCCACATGGCTCCCCGGGAGCAAACAACCAGAGGAGCAATGATGCCTTCACTGCCGCACATAAA GCCTTTTTGACAACAGGACCAATGCTGGGAGATGTCCCTCCATCATCACAAAAGCAGAT CACTTTAGCCACGCCCGTCATTCTGTATGATGGCTCGGAAGAAGAACTGATGGACACCATTGAGAGGGACTTTAGTTGA
- the LOC131140007 gene encoding kelch domain-containing protein 1-like isoform X1: protein MESLFESRSELIARERSGHTAVVEGNLLYVWGGYMSVDDDEVFLPNDEFWVYDLEQGIWQKFHMTGEVPPSMSGACGCSLNGHMYIFGGCDDNGQTNQIYRVNLTGGEYKWMNVEHRIGCSPSPRDKLSCWLHKGRIIYFGGYGHKLLAEVDRRNGSFIVDDLSEFEDMLWGWNNEVHIFDPRQSSWSQAQTHGHAPAPRAAHASAKLGTRGYICGGRVRETRTSDIYCLDLESWTWSEIVAVSSVPVGRSWHSLTASSESTLFLFGGLSADCKPMSDGWLFDMDTKTWREVEHPFKNKPRLWHSACPGKDSDIIVFGGSCDYILLVDTGHCNDALVFQMAPYPLFRICEDYIAKNVSTCDALRQQLPLLPPKLCTAVNRRITFYRPSKKVSHSQLL, encoded by the exons ATGGAGTCGTTGTTCGAGAGCCGCTCGGAGCTGATTGCTCGCGAACGCAGTGGACACACGGCAGTGGTAGAGGGGAACCTTCTGTACGTGTGGGGAGGCTACATG TcagttgatgatgatgaagtcTTCCTCCCCAACGATGAATTCTGGGTATATGACCTAGAACAAGGCATATG GCAAAAGTTCCACATGACGGGCGAAGTCCCACCCTCCATGTCGGGGGCCTGTGGTTGCTCCCTGAATGGTCACATGTACATATTTGGAGGTTGCGATGACAACGGGCAGACCAATCAA ATCTATCGGGTCAACCTGACAGGCGGTGAATACAAATGGATGAATGTTGAGCACCGAATCGGTTGTTCTCCATCACCTCGAGACAAACTATCCTGCTGGCTTCATAAAGGAAG AATCATTTACTTTGGAGGATATGGTCACAAACTTCTGGCAGAGGTCGACAGAAGAAACGGAAGCTTCATTGTGGATGATTTATCAGAG TTTGAGGACATGCTGTGGGGATGGAACAACGAGGTGCACATATTTGATCCCAGACAGTCCAGTTGGAGTCAAGCTCAAACACACGGCCATGCTCCCGCCCCCAGAGCGGCCCATGCCAGCGCCAAGCTGGGAACCAGGGGCTACATTTGTGGTGGCAGAGTGAGG GAAACGAGAACCAGCGACATTTACTGCTTGGACCTTGAGTCATGGACGTGGTCAGAAAT AGTGGCAGTGTCGAGTGTTCCAGTGGGCAGGTCGTGGCACTCGCTCACGGCATCGTCTGAGAGCACCTTGTTTCTCTTTGGTGGTCTTAGTGCGGACTGCAAGCCCATGA GTGATGGCTGGCTGTTTGACATGGACACAAAGACATGGAGAGAAGTGGAGCACCCTTTTAAGAACAAGCCAAG GTTGTGGCACTCTGCGTGTCCTGGCAAAGACTCTGATATCATTGTGTTTGGAGGCAGCTGTGATTACATCCTCCTTGTTGACACG GGTCACTGCAATGATGCCCTAGTGTTCCAGATGGCGCCATACCCGCTTTTCAG aATTTGTGAGGACTACATTGCAAAAAACGTTAGCACCTGTGATGCTCTCCGACAGCAGCTCCCTCTCCTCCCTCCCAAACTGTGCACGGCGGTGAACAGGAGAATAACATTCTACAGGCCTTCAAAGAAAGTCAGTCACAGTCAACTCCTCTGA
- the LOC131140007 gene encoding kelch domain-containing protein 1-like isoform X2: MESLFESRSELIARERSGHTAVVEGNLLYVWGGYMSVDDDEVFLPNDEFWVYDLEQGIWQKFHMTGEVPPSMSGACGCSLNGHMYIFGGCDDNGQTNQIYRVNLTGGEYKWMNVEHRIGCSPSPRDKLSCWLHKGRIIYFGGYGHKLLAEVDRRNGSFIVDDLSEDMLWGWNNEVHIFDPRQSSWSQAQTHGHAPAPRAAHASAKLGTRGYICGGRVRETRTSDIYCLDLESWTWSEIVAVSSVPVGRSWHSLTASSESTLFLFGGLSADCKPMSDGWLFDMDTKTWREVEHPFKNKPRLWHSACPGKDSDIIVFGGSCDYILLVDTGHCNDALVFQMAPYPLFRICEDYIAKNVSTCDALRQQLPLLPPKLCTAVNRRITFYRPSKKVSHSQLL; this comes from the exons ATGGAGTCGTTGTTCGAGAGCCGCTCGGAGCTGATTGCTCGCGAACGCAGTGGACACACGGCAGTGGTAGAGGGGAACCTTCTGTACGTGTGGGGAGGCTACATG TcagttgatgatgatgaagtcTTCCTCCCCAACGATGAATTCTGGGTATATGACCTAGAACAAGGCATATG GCAAAAGTTCCACATGACGGGCGAAGTCCCACCCTCCATGTCGGGGGCCTGTGGTTGCTCCCTGAATGGTCACATGTACATATTTGGAGGTTGCGATGACAACGGGCAGACCAATCAA ATCTATCGGGTCAACCTGACAGGCGGTGAATACAAATGGATGAATGTTGAGCACCGAATCGGTTGTTCTCCATCACCTCGAGACAAACTATCCTGCTGGCTTCATAAAGGAAG AATCATTTACTTTGGAGGATATGGTCACAAACTTCTGGCAGAGGTCGACAGAAGAAACGGAAGCTTCATTGTGGATGATTTATCAGAG GACATGCTGTGGGGATGGAACAACGAGGTGCACATATTTGATCCCAGACAGTCCAGTTGGAGTCAAGCTCAAACACACGGCCATGCTCCCGCCCCCAGAGCGGCCCATGCCAGCGCCAAGCTGGGAACCAGGGGCTACATTTGTGGTGGCAGAGTGAGG GAAACGAGAACCAGCGACATTTACTGCTTGGACCTTGAGTCATGGACGTGGTCAGAAAT AGTGGCAGTGTCGAGTGTTCCAGTGGGCAGGTCGTGGCACTCGCTCACGGCATCGTCTGAGAGCACCTTGTTTCTCTTTGGTGGTCTTAGTGCGGACTGCAAGCCCATGA GTGATGGCTGGCTGTTTGACATGGACACAAAGACATGGAGAGAAGTGGAGCACCCTTTTAAGAACAAGCCAAG GTTGTGGCACTCTGCGTGTCCTGGCAAAGACTCTGATATCATTGTGTTTGGAGGCAGCTGTGATTACATCCTCCTTGTTGACACG GGTCACTGCAATGATGCCCTAGTGTTCCAGATGGCGCCATACCCGCTTTTCAG aATTTGTGAGGACTACATTGCAAAAAACGTTAGCACCTGTGATGCTCTCCGACAGCAGCTCCCTCTCCTCCCTCCCAAACTGTGCACGGCGGTGAACAGGAGAATAACATTCTACAGGCCTTCAAAGAAAGTCAGTCACAGTCAACTCCTCTGA